Proteins co-encoded in one Papaver somniferum cultivar HN1 chromosome 5, ASM357369v1, whole genome shotgun sequence genomic window:
- the LOC113282980 gene encoding RPM1-interacting protein 4-like encodes MAQKPHVPEFGKWQNGENGQYTAYFDNARKGKTGGKMINPNDPQQNPESFSKETPPPAVKATSSQGRFETNTHGGKNRSTGESEDIRRHNDFPSRQDPTTRRASADSLSDRSDGRGRSRDNSRQAAQRVSGLDREGIEKSPRHQSYQAKVGETDNSRRAARQTGGLPERRGSSGSSPLPERRQTESNNGATPNTTPSRMKSPANPSTIPRLGDWDETDASGGEAYTGIFERVKEDRIAERANVISMPSPNHQSQERVNAKIRCCFF; translated from the exons ATGGCG CAAAAACCGCATGTACCTGAGTTTGGGAAGTGGCAAAATGGAGAGAATGGCCAATACACAGCATATTTCGATAATGCAAGGAAGGGTAAAACTGGAGGGAAGATGATTAATCCAAATGATCCCCAACAAAACCCAGAATCCTTTTCAAAAGAAACACCACCGCCTGCAGTAAAAGCTACTTCTTCTCAAGGTAGGTTTGAAACAAACACACATGGAGGTAAGAATCGTTCAACTGGGGAAAGTGAGGATATTAGGAGGCACAATGATTTTCCTTCACGCCAGGATCCTACAACACGTAGAGCCTCTGCAGATTCTCTTTCAGACCGTAGTGATGGTAGAGGAAGGTCTAGAGATAATTCAAGACAGGCTGCTCAGCGAGTTTCTGGACTTGACCGTGAAGGGATTGAAAAATCTCCTCGTCACCAAAGTTATCAGGCTAAGGTTGGAGAAACAGATAACTCGAGAAGGGCTGCACGGCAAACTGGTGGTCTTCCTGAACGCAGAGGGAGTAGTGGGTCATCTCCGTTGCCGGAAAGAAGACAAACTGAAAGTAACAATGGGGCAACTCCAAATACTACGCCTTCCAGAATGAAATCG CCTGCAAATCCTTCAACTATACCAAGATTAGGTGATTGGGACGAGACTGATGCTTCTGGTGGTGAGGCATATACTGGTATCTTTGAGAGAGTGAAGGAGGATAGAATTGCTGAAAGGGCAAATGTGATTAGCATGCCAAGTCCTAATCACCAGTCACAGGAACGCGTCAATGCTAAG ATTCGATGCTGCTTCTTCTAA